Proteins co-encoded in one Rhopalosiphum maidis isolate BTI-1 chromosome 2, ASM367621v3, whole genome shotgun sequence genomic window:
- the LOC113553647 gene encoding dihydrolipoyllysine-residue acetyltransferase component 1 of pyruvate dehydrogenase complex, mitochondrial-like isoform X2 — MATSLFRTALKGGLHKNYLRKTLRSSFNLEKILCIHTSSLLNVKGQEINMPSLSPTMTEGNIVKWLKKEGDKISAGDVLCEIQTDKAVMSFETEEEGVLAKILIPEDTKEIKVGSLIALMVAEGEDWKSVEIPDAKGVAPAASNAQEEPEESEQSTGGNTPGIELTMPSLSPTMSEGTIIKWHKQPGDKVSAGDVLCDIQTDKAVMSFETEEEGTLAKILLGDDSKDVKVGDLIALMVAEGEDWNDVKVPGKKKTKSSVAKEEDVQKPKVESQTSLEPTTRYSYDGYSPAVRSLLELYAIDGSTIKGTGKQGKLLKGDVLKHVTEKQLSIKPPRTGETSSLKSVTPTIVSRPTKGPSYVDIPLTGMRLTIAKRLTESKTMIPHAYATAESNIDSLLGLRKQLKLAGINVSVNDFIIKAVAIALKQCPLVNCHYVKDKVVLQQTSDISVAVATEAGLITPIVTDADGKALDEISAEIKELAGRARIGKLQLHEFQGGSFTISNLGMFDISEFSAIINPPQCGILAVGSGRPIIGLNGKPQTIMTATLSYDSRAISESAASDFLETLQGLLQMPASLLLTSPAAKKRVSN, encoded by the exons ATGGCTACTTCGTTGTTCCGTACCGCCCTTAAAGGAggattacataaaaattatcttagaAAAACTTTACGTTCTTCATTCAATCTAGAaaagatattatgtattcatacATCATCGTTGTTAAATG taAAAGGTCAAGAAATTAACATGCCATCTCTGTCCCCGACTATGACTGAAGGCAACATAGTCAAATGGTTAAAGAAAGAAGGAGACAAAATATCGGCGGGTGATGTACTTTGTGAAATACAAACTGATAAAGCTGTCATGTCTTTTGAAACTGAAGAAGAGGGAGTATTAGCTAAAATActa attccTGAAGATACCAAAGAAATTAAAGTGGGTTCTTTAATAGCACTCATGGTAGCTGAAGGCGAAGATTGGAAAAGTGTTGAAATACCTGATGCCAAAGGTGTTGCACCTGCTGCTTCAAATGCTCAGGAAGAACCTGAAGAATCAGAACAATCTACTGGAGGAAATA cccCGGGAATTGAATTAACCATGCCATCACTATCACCAACTATGTCTGAaggtacaattattaaatggcACAAGCAACCAGGAGATAAAGTTTCAGCGGGAGATGTCTTATGTGACATTCAAACAGACAAAGCAGTTATGTCATTTGAAACTGAAGAAGAAGGAACATTAGCTAAAAttttg TTGGGTGACGATAGTAAAGATGTGAAAGTCGGTGATCTAATTGCATTAATGGTTGCTGAAGGAGAGGACTGGAATGATGTTAAAGTTCCtggaaagaaaaaaactaaatcatCAGTAGCAAAAGAAGAAGACGTTCAAAAACCTAAGGTTGAATCTCAGACATCATTGGAACCTACCACTAGATATTCata cgATGGTTATAGTCCAGCTGTGAGGTCACTTCTAGAATTATATGCTATTGATGGTTCTACAATTAAAGGGACTGGGAAACAAGGAAAACTCTTAAAAGGAGATGTTTTAAAGCACGTGACTGAAAAACAACTGTCTATCAAGCCTCCTAGAAcag GAGAAACATCCTCACTAAAATCTGTCACACCAACAATCGTATCAAGACCTACCAAAGGACCTAGTTATGTTGACATTCCATTAACTGGCATGCGATTAACAATTGCTAAACGATTAACTGAATCCaaa acaATGATTCCTCATGCCTATGCTACAGCCGAGAGCAATATTGATTCACTTTTAGGACTTCGCAAGCAATTAAAATTAGCAGGCATTAATGTTTctgtaaatgattttattatcaaagcaGTTGCTATTGCTCTTAAACAGTGTCCTCTAGTCAATTGTCACTATGTTAAAGATAAA GTAGTTTTACAACAAACATCTGATATTTCTGTAGCAGTTGCTACTGAAGCGGGCCTGATAACTCCTATTGTGACCGATGCTGATGGTAAAGCATTAGATGAGATTTCAGCCGAAATTAAGGAATTGGCAGGACGTGCACGTATTGGTAAACTGCAGCTTCATGAATTCCAAGGAGGCAGTTTTAC aatatccAATCTTGGAATGTTTGATATATCTGAATTTAGTGCTATTATAAATCCTCCACAGTGTGGTATATTAGCTGTAGGAAGTGGACGACCTATCattg GACTAAATGGTAAACCACAAACAATTATGACAGCCACATTATCATATGACTCGCGTGCTATAAGTGAATCTGCTGCATCAGATTTCTTAGAAACCCTACAAGGTTTATTACAAATGCCAGCATCACTACTTTTGACATCACCAGCTGCTAAAAAACGtgtttcaaattaa
- the LOC113553647 gene encoding dihydrolipoyllysine-residue acetyltransferase component 1 of pyruvate dehydrogenase complex, mitochondrial-like isoform X1, producing the protein MATSLFRTALKGGLHKNYLRKTLRSSFNLEKILCIHTSSLLNVKGQEINMPSLSPTMTEGNIVKWLKKEGDKISAGDVLCEIQTDKAVMSFETEEEGVLAKILIPEDTKEIKVGSLIALMVAEGEDWKSVEIPDAKGVAPAASNAQEEPEESEQSTGGNTPGIELTMPSLSPTMSEGTIIKWHKQPGDKVSAGDVLCDIQTDKAVMSFETEEEGTLAKILLGDDSKDVKVGDLIALMVAEGEDWNDVKVPGKKKTKSSVAKEEDVQKPKVESQTSLEPTTRYSYDGYSPAVRSLLELYAIDGSTIKGTGKQGKLLKGDVLKHVTEKQLSIKPPRTVPLPGETSSLKSVTPTIVSRPTKGPSYVDIPLTGMRLTIAKRLTESKTMIPHAYATAESNIDSLLGLRKQLKLAGINVSVNDFIIKAVAIALKQCPLVNCHYVKDKVVLQQTSDISVAVATEAGLITPIVTDADGKALDEISAEIKELAGRARIGKLQLHEFQGGSFTISNLGMFDISEFSAIINPPQCGILAVGSGRPIIGLNGKPQTIMTATLSYDSRAISESAASDFLETLQGLLQMPASLLLTSPAAKKRVSN; encoded by the exons ATGGCTACTTCGTTGTTCCGTACCGCCCTTAAAGGAggattacataaaaattatcttagaAAAACTTTACGTTCTTCATTCAATCTAGAaaagatattatgtattcatacATCATCGTTGTTAAATG taAAAGGTCAAGAAATTAACATGCCATCTCTGTCCCCGACTATGACTGAAGGCAACATAGTCAAATGGTTAAAGAAAGAAGGAGACAAAATATCGGCGGGTGATGTACTTTGTGAAATACAAACTGATAAAGCTGTCATGTCTTTTGAAACTGAAGAAGAGGGAGTATTAGCTAAAATActa attccTGAAGATACCAAAGAAATTAAAGTGGGTTCTTTAATAGCACTCATGGTAGCTGAAGGCGAAGATTGGAAAAGTGTTGAAATACCTGATGCCAAAGGTGTTGCACCTGCTGCTTCAAATGCTCAGGAAGAACCTGAAGAATCAGAACAATCTACTGGAGGAAATA cccCGGGAATTGAATTAACCATGCCATCACTATCACCAACTATGTCTGAaggtacaattattaaatggcACAAGCAACCAGGAGATAAAGTTTCAGCGGGAGATGTCTTATGTGACATTCAAACAGACAAAGCAGTTATGTCATTTGAAACTGAAGAAGAAGGAACATTAGCTAAAAttttg TTGGGTGACGATAGTAAAGATGTGAAAGTCGGTGATCTAATTGCATTAATGGTTGCTGAAGGAGAGGACTGGAATGATGTTAAAGTTCCtggaaagaaaaaaactaaatcatCAGTAGCAAAAGAAGAAGACGTTCAAAAACCTAAGGTTGAATCTCAGACATCATTGGAACCTACCACTAGATATTCata cgATGGTTATAGTCCAGCTGTGAGGTCACTTCTAGAATTATATGCTATTGATGGTTCTACAATTAAAGGGACTGGGAAACAAGGAAAACTCTTAAAAGGAGATGTTTTAAAGCACGTGACTGAAAAACAACTGTCTATCAAGCCTCCTAGAAcag tACCTTTGCCAGGAGAAACATCCTCACTAAAATCTGTCACACCAACAATCGTATCAAGACCTACCAAAGGACCTAGTTATGTTGACATTCCATTAACTGGCATGCGATTAACAATTGCTAAACGATTAACTGAATCCaaa acaATGATTCCTCATGCCTATGCTACAGCCGAGAGCAATATTGATTCACTTTTAGGACTTCGCAAGCAATTAAAATTAGCAGGCATTAATGTTTctgtaaatgattttattatcaaagcaGTTGCTATTGCTCTTAAACAGTGTCCTCTAGTCAATTGTCACTATGTTAAAGATAAA GTAGTTTTACAACAAACATCTGATATTTCTGTAGCAGTTGCTACTGAAGCGGGCCTGATAACTCCTATTGTGACCGATGCTGATGGTAAAGCATTAGATGAGATTTCAGCCGAAATTAAGGAATTGGCAGGACGTGCACGTATTGGTAAACTGCAGCTTCATGAATTCCAAGGAGGCAGTTTTAC aatatccAATCTTGGAATGTTTGATATATCTGAATTTAGTGCTATTATAAATCCTCCACAGTGTGGTATATTAGCTGTAGGAAGTGGACGACCTATCattg GACTAAATGGTAAACCACAAACAATTATGACAGCCACATTATCATATGACTCGCGTGCTATAAGTGAATCTGCTGCATCAGATTTCTTAGAAACCCTACAAGGTTTATTACAAATGCCAGCATCACTACTTTTGACATCACCAGCTGCTAAAAAACGtgtttcaaattaa